In Methanonatronarchaeum sp. AMET-Sl, one genomic interval encodes:
- a CDS encoding GTPase gives MFKKIPDVPEPDQLIDRAFKKARQEHKQQSKNKEIQKIHIAAELIKTELEKIINKYPSFDQLPQFYYDLATTTIDIDKTKKALATVNWARNMMETIISKSHKKRSHKTDLEIRKEAYGRIASILKEINPELNHLRQTRKQLRQIPEIKKMPTIVISGYPNVGKSTILSQITSSRPKIETYPFTTKNLEIGILEKNYVKYQIIDTPGILDRPLSKRNNIEKKAIHALKHVANSIIHVMDPTGRCGYPTEQQEKLYQEIQKTFPNTPIFKAYNKTDIHNQEIKEGYPISAKTGKGIQKLLKDAIKPIEIEKPWEKYQN, from the coding sequence ATGTTCAAAAAAATACCAGACGTACCAGAACCAGACCAACTAATAGACAGAGCATTCAAAAAAGCCAGACAAGAACACAAACAACAAAGCAAAAACAAAGAAATACAAAAAATCCACATAGCAGCAGAACTCATCAAAACCGAACTAGAAAAAATAATAAACAAATACCCAAGCTTCGACCAACTACCCCAATTCTACTACGACCTAGCAACCACAACAATAGACATAGACAAAACAAAAAAAGCACTCGCAACAGTCAACTGGGCAAGAAACATGATGGAAACAATCATAAGCAAATCCCACAAAAAAAGAAGCCATAAAACCGACCTAGAAATAAGAAAAGAAGCATACGGCCGAATAGCATCAATACTAAAAGAAATAAACCCAGAACTAAACCACCTAAGACAAACCAGAAAACAACTCAGACAAATCCCAGAAATCAAAAAAATGCCAACAATCGTTATATCAGGATACCCCAACGTAGGAAAATCCACAATACTAAGCCAAATAACCAGCAGCAGACCAAAAATAGAGACATACCCATTCACAACCAAAAACCTAGAAATAGGAATACTAGAAAAAAACTACGTAAAATACCAGATCATAGACACACCAGGAATACTAGACCGACCACTATCAAAAAGAAACAACATAGAAAAAAAAGCAATACACGCACTAAAACACGTAGCCAACTCAATAATACACGTAATGGACCCAACAGGCAGATGTGGATACCCAACCGAACAACAAGAAAAACTATACCAAGAAATACAAAAAACCTTCCCAAACACACCAATATTCAAAGCCTACAACAAAACAGACATACACAACCAAGAAATCAAAGAAGGATACCCAATATCAGCAAAAACAGGCAAAGGAATACAAAAACTACTAAAAGACGCAATAAAACCAATAGAAATAGAAAAACCATGGGAAAAATACCAAAACTAA
- a CDS encoding presenilin family intramembrane aspartyl protease PSH yields MSDRSLLPVVSMGLFIVITQVFAVYLSVFFKAEELQAFGDPESVLNPIVIVVFILLFTLFFLFMHERKSKWFIEVVIGLAVFLTLIYSFTALFGRVFGLGLEVSFLYALAPALFLFGLVVFHREWYVVNVVGLFVAAGVVAIFGVSFTVWPVILLLVVLAIYDAIAVYKTRHMISLAGSAVKMRIPILFVVPWERDYSFGEESFDGEGDRKAFYMGLGDAIIPSILTVSAYSFVGSAAAFGSFVGCLVGYVGLSLLVLRGKPQAGLPLLNSGAIVGFLVVVLVFGLSF; encoded by the coding sequence GTGAGTGATAGGAGTTTGTTGCCTGTTGTTTCAATGGGTCTTTTTATTGTAATTACTCAGGTTTTTGCTGTGTATCTATCTGTGTTTTTTAAGGCTGAGGAGCTTCAGGCTTTTGGTGATCCTGAGTCTGTTTTGAATCCGATTGTTATTGTTGTTTTTATTTTGTTGTTTACGTTGTTTTTTTTGTTTATGCATGAAAGGAAGTCTAAATGGTTTATTGAGGTTGTTATTGGTTTGGCTGTGTTTTTAACTTTGATTTATTCTTTTACGGCTTTGTTTGGCAGGGTTTTTGGTTTGGGGCTTGAGGTTAGTTTTCTTTATGCTTTGGCTCCTGCTTTGTTTTTGTTTGGTTTGGTTGTTTTTCATCGTGAGTGGTATGTTGTTAATGTTGTTGGGTTGTTTGTTGCTGCTGGGGTTGTAGCGATTTTTGGTGTTTCTTTCACTGTATGGCCGGTTATTCTTTTACTTGTTGTTTTAGCTATCTATGATGCTATTGCTGTTTATAAGACTAGACATATGATTAGTTTGGCTGGTAGTGCTGTTAAAATGAGGATTCCGATTCTTTTTGTTGTTCCGTGGGAAAGGGATTATTCTTTTGGTGAGGAGTCTTTTGATGGTGAGGGTGATAGGAAGGCTTTTTATATGGGTTTGGGTGATGCTATTATTCCATCGATTTTAACGGTTTCTGCTTATTCGTTTGTTGGTTCGGCTGCTGCTTTTGGGTCTTTTGTGGGGTGTCTTGTTGGTTATGTTGGGCTTAGTTTATTGGTTTTGAGGGGTAAGCCGCAGGCTGGTTTGCCTTTGCTTAATTCTGGGGCGATTGTTGGTTTTTTGGTTGTTGTTTTGGTTTTTGGTTTGTCTTTTTGA
- a CDS encoding undecaprenyl diphosphate synthase family protein produces MGDSWDINRVGIVVPDWDSIEVGRLVSVVDEFRDSGVSEVVFGFPGAPTSLKKKVLGGFSEGGQVVVVCKKGRDEVVRSIKRVCSLVGSGEVSLRDVDEDFLNQFFSSGDLDILIKVGEERLPNSLLWGLSYSEIFFVDSFKALDRDLVRCVLDEFRSRERRFGR; encoded by the coding sequence TTGGGGGATTCATGGGATATAAATAGGGTTGGGATTGTAGTTCCTGATTGGGATTCTATTGAAGTTGGTAGGTTGGTTTCTGTTGTTGATGAGTTTAGGGATTCTGGTGTTTCTGAGGTTGTGTTTGGTTTTCCTGGGGCTCCTACTAGTTTAAAGAAGAAGGTTTTAGGTGGTTTTAGTGAAGGTGGGCAGGTGGTTGTTGTCTGTAAGAAGGGGCGGGATGAGGTTGTTCGTTCTATAAAAAGGGTTTGTAGTTTGGTTGGTTCTGGTGAGGTTTCATTGAGAGATGTTGATGAGGATTTTTTGAATCAGTTTTTTAGTTCTGGTGACCTGGATATTTTGATTAAGGTTGGTGAGGAAAGGTTGCCGAACAGTCTTTTGTGGGGTTTGAGTTATTCTGAGATTTTTTTTGTTGATAGTTTTAAGGCGTTGGATAGGGATTTGGTTAGGTGTGTTCTTGATGAGTTTAGGAGTCGTGAAAGGAGGTTCGGTAGGTGA
- the hypF gene encoding carbamoyltransferase HypF: MSENRSGGFSRAEILVDGVVQGVGFRPFVYRSAVALGLDGFVRNLGAMGVEVVVEGERAEIESFIDCLRSDGPPLSDVREVEVSWGGVEGLSGFDIAGSSGEGSGAGVVPPDTAVCGDCLDDIRGGGRFGGYWATSCVNCGPRFTVVEDLPYDRENTSMSVFEMCSACREEYRDPGDRRYHAQTIACPDCGPTIYRVPSCDDSPIRVVARDILEGSVVAVKGSGGTHLVCLAEEKPVGLLRERLGRGRQPFAVMAPDLDVVEGFAEVSDVEEEVLKSIKRPIVLLEKNSSFPLPDNLAPGLHTVGVMLPYSGIHHLLFDFIDKPVVMTSGNLPGRPMHVKNDEILSELGDVCDSFLLHDREIVSRCDDSVLRLHGDNKRFIRRSRGFVPQPLGIPVSGGPVFGFGAELDNTVAIGVGGECVVSQYVGDVDSPLVFSYFKEVVQHLLDLTGCSLPELIVCDLHPGYRSSRYAREIGSPIEVQHHHAHIASVMGEHDVERVVGIAVDGAGYGEDGSVWGGEVLLAGLDSFERVGGLSNSLMPGGDAAAIYPSRMVAGILYPFDGLRDLLSGLWFRHGSDEVESVIQQLEGSFNVFRTSSAGRFLDGVAALLGVCYHRSYEGEPAMKLEAIASEGEPVSLDISFVEEDGLIKVDTRELFIDLIDLMDDYPKKDVAATAQVSLARGLAEIAVETAVEHDVDNIAVSGGVSYNKMIMDEIKSYVRGSDEGLSVLVNERVPPGDGGVSYGQVVVGAATDFSQD, from the coding sequence GATGGCCCTCCTCTTTCTGATGTACGTGAGGTTGAGGTTAGTTGGGGTGGGGTTGAGGGTTTAAGTGGTTTTGATATTGCTGGGTCTTCTGGTGAGGGTAGTGGTGCTGGTGTTGTTCCTCCAGATACGGCTGTTTGTGGTGATTGTCTAGATGATATACGTGGTGGTGGTAGGTTTGGGGGTTATTGGGCTACTTCTTGTGTGAACTGTGGTCCACGTTTCACTGTTGTTGAAGATCTCCCTTACGATCGTGAGAATACTTCGATGTCTGTTTTTGAGATGTGTAGTGCTTGTCGTGAGGAGTATAGGGATCCAGGGGATAGGCGTTATCATGCACAGACTATTGCTTGTCCTGATTGTGGTCCTACTATCTATCGTGTTCCTAGTTGTGATGATAGTCCTATACGGGTTGTTGCTCGGGATATTCTTGAAGGTAGTGTTGTTGCAGTTAAGGGGAGTGGTGGTACACATCTTGTCTGTCTTGCTGAGGAAAAACCGGTTGGTTTGCTTAGAGAGCGTTTAGGTAGGGGGCGACAGCCTTTTGCTGTTATGGCGCCTGACTTGGATGTTGTTGAGGGTTTCGCTGAGGTAAGTGATGTTGAGGAAGAGGTTTTAAAGTCTATTAAAAGGCCGATTGTGTTGTTGGAGAAAAATAGTTCTTTTCCGCTACCTGATAATTTAGCTCCTGGTTTACATACGGTTGGGGTTATGTTGCCGTATTCGGGGATTCATCATTTGTTGTTTGATTTTATTGATAAGCCGGTTGTTATGACGAGTGGTAATCTACCTGGTAGGCCTATGCATGTTAAGAATGATGAGATATTGAGTGAGTTAGGTGATGTTTGTGATAGTTTTTTACTTCATGATCGTGAAATTGTTTCTAGATGTGATGACTCTGTTTTAAGGCTTCATGGTGATAATAAACGGTTTATTAGGAGGTCTAGGGGTTTTGTTCCCCAGCCTTTGGGTATTCCTGTTTCTGGAGGTCCTGTTTTTGGTTTTGGAGCTGAATTGGATAATACTGTTGCGATTGGTGTTGGTGGTGAGTGTGTTGTTTCTCAGTATGTAGGTGATGTTGATAGTCCATTGGTTTTTAGTTATTTTAAGGAGGTTGTTCAACATCTTCTTGATTTAACTGGCTGTAGTTTGCCTGAGTTGATTGTTTGTGATCTTCATCCTGGATATAGGAGTTCTAGGTATGCTAGGGAGATTGGTTCGCCTATTGAGGTTCAACATCATCATGCGCATATTGCTTCTGTTATGGGGGAACATGATGTGGAGAGGGTTGTGGGTATAGCTGTTGATGGTGCTGGTTATGGGGAGGATGGTTCTGTTTGGGGTGGTGAGGTTCTTTTAGCAGGTTTAGATAGTTTTGAGAGGGTTGGTGGGTTGTCTAATTCATTGATGCCGGGTGGTGATGCTGCAGCTATCTATCCTTCGAGGATGGTTGCTGGGATTCTTTATCCTTTTGATGGGCTTAGGGATTTGTTAAGTGGTTTATGGTTCCGTCATGGTAGTGATGAAGTTGAGAGTGTTATTCAACAGTTGGAGGGTTCTTTTAATGTTTTCCGTACCTCTAGTGCTGGACGGTTTTTGGATGGTGTTGCTGCTCTTCTTGGTGTTTGTTATCATAGGAGTTATGAGGGGGAGCCGGCTATGAAGCTTGAAGCTATAGCTAGTGAGGGGGAGCCGGTTTCGTTGGATATATCTTTTGTTGAAGAAGATGGTTTGATTAAAGTGGATACAAGGGAGTTATTTATTGATTTAATCGATTTAATGGATGATTATCCAAAAAAGGATGTTGCTGCAACTGCTCAAGTTAGTTTAGCTAGGGGTTTGGCTGAGATAGCTGTTGAGACAGCGGTTGAACATGATGTTGATAATATAGCTGTTTCCGGTGGGGTTTCTTATAATAAAATGATTATGGATGAGATAAAGAGTTATGTGAGGGGTAGTGATGAAGGTTTAAGTGTGTTGGTTAATGAAAGGGTTCCTCCTGGTGATGGTGGAGTTTCTTATGGACAGGTTGTTGTTGGAGCCGCTACTGATTTCTCTCAAGACTGA